Proteins encoded together in one Streptomyces sp. TLI_171 window:
- a CDS encoding lytic polysaccharide monooxygenase: MRKRNILAVGLAAAAATLATAIPASSHGFITTPPSRAGLCGAGIVKKCGQIQWEPQSVEGPKGFPAAGPADGKLCAGGDARWAPLDDPRAGGWPTTKVTAGQQLTLTWSIEARHATTSFRYFITKPGYDATTKLTRANLDPTPILTVPMGGKQPPATLSHTATLPAGLTGHQVILAVWDIADTGNAFYQCMDVTF, from the coding sequence ATGCGCAAGCGCAACATCCTGGCGGTCGGCCTCGCCGCCGCCGCCGCGACCCTGGCCACCGCGATCCCGGCCAGCTCGCACGGGTTCATCACGACCCCGCCCAGCCGGGCCGGGCTGTGCGGGGCCGGCATCGTGAAGAAGTGCGGCCAGATCCAGTGGGAGCCGCAGAGCGTCGAGGGGCCGAAGGGCTTCCCGGCCGCCGGTCCCGCGGACGGCAAGCTGTGCGCCGGCGGCGACGCCCGGTGGGCGCCGCTGGACGACCCGCGGGCCGGCGGCTGGCCGACCACCAAGGTGACGGCCGGTCAGCAGCTGACGCTCACCTGGAGCATCGAGGCGCGGCACGCCACCACCTCGTTCCGGTACTTCATCACCAAGCCCGGCTACGACGCGACCACCAAGCTCACCCGGGCGAACCTCGACCCGACCCCGATCCTGACCGTGCCGATGGGCGGCAAGCAGCCCCCGGCCACGCTCAGCCACACCGCGACCCTGCCCGCCGGCCTGACCGGTCACCAGGTGATCCTGGCCGTCTGGGACATCGCGGACACCGGCAACGCCTTCTACCAGTGCATGGACGTCACCTTCTGA
- a CDS encoding phosphoglyceromutase: MADTTYRLILLRHGESQWNQKNLFTGWVDVDLNEKGEKEAARGGELLLAEGLLPDVLHTSLLRRAIRTSQIALDKTDRHWIPVRRSWRLNERHYGALQGKGKAQTLAEFGEEQFQLWRRSYDTPPPVLSDDSEYSQAGDARYAEIPSELRPRTECLKDVVERMLPYWYDAIVPDLAENKTVLVTAHGNSLRALVKHLDGISDEAIAGLNIPTGIPLVYELDADFKPLTPGGRYLDPEAAAAAIEAVKNQGKK; the protein is encoded by the coding sequence ATGGCTGACACGACCTATCGCTTGATCCTGCTCCGCCACGGCGAGAGCCAGTGGAACCAGAAGAACCTGTTCACCGGTTGGGTCGACGTCGACCTCAACGAGAAGGGCGAGAAGGAGGCGGCCCGCGGCGGCGAGCTGCTGCTCGCCGAGGGCCTGCTGCCGGACGTGCTGCACACCTCGCTGCTGCGCCGCGCGATCCGCACCTCGCAGATCGCCCTGGACAAGACCGACCGCCACTGGATCCCGGTCCGTCGCAGCTGGCGCCTGAACGAGCGCCACTACGGCGCCCTGCAGGGCAAGGGCAAGGCCCAGACCCTCGCCGAGTTCGGCGAGGAGCAGTTCCAGCTCTGGCGCCGCTCGTACGACACCCCGCCGCCGGTGCTGTCCGACGACTCCGAGTACTCCCAGGCCGGCGACGCCCGCTACGCCGAGATCCCCTCGGAGCTGCGCCCCCGCACCGAGTGCCTCAAGGACGTCGTCGAGCGGATGCTCCCCTACTGGTACGACGCCATCGTGCCGGACCTGGCCGAGAACAAGACCGTCCTGGTGACCGCCCACGGCAACAGCCTGCGCGCCCTGGTCAAGCACCTCGACGGCATCTCCGACGAGGCCATCGCCGGCCTCAACATCCCCACCGGCATCCCGCTCGTCTACGAGCTCGACGCCGACTTCAAGCCGCTCACCCCGGGTGGCCGCTACCTCGACCCCGAGGCCGCCGCGGCCGCCATCGAGGCCGTGAAGAACCAGGGCAAGAAGTAA
- a CDS encoding SLATT domain-containing protein, translating to MDAETAVAQRKLAWLETELAAELKERRRRRDWDRRRALTLQMATVSLSALVTVLLGLKVGEPSATRFADAALVSGALVTVLAAWAAFFGYRTLWIQRSDTVHRLTSLRRRLALLKAEYGEAVPDPVRLAALIDEYQAILEDDHDSWVRLRQSEVGGSAT from the coding sequence ATGGATGCTGAAACCGCCGTCGCGCAACGGAAGTTGGCGTGGCTGGAGACCGAGCTGGCGGCCGAGCTGAAGGAACGCCGGCGCCGCCGCGACTGGGACCGCCGCCGGGCGCTGACCCTGCAGATGGCCACCGTCAGCCTGTCGGCGCTGGTCACCGTGCTGCTCGGGCTGAAGGTCGGCGAACCCTCCGCCACCCGGTTCGCCGACGCCGCGCTGGTCTCCGGCGCGCTGGTCACCGTGCTGGCCGCCTGGGCCGCGTTCTTCGGCTACCGCACGCTGTGGATCCAGCGCTCCGACACCGTGCACCGGCTGACCTCGCTGCGCCGCCGGCTCGCCCTGCTGAAGGCCGAGTACGGCGAGGCCGTGCCGGACCCGGTCCGGCTGGCGGCGCTGATCGACGAGTACCAGGCGATCCTGGAGGACGACCACGACTCCTGGGTCCGGCTGCGGCAGAGCGAGGTCGGCGGCTCGGCGACCTGA
- a CDS encoding MFS transporter, protein MPLTARLVAEARRAGGGLPRQFWWLWTSTLVNRLGGFVVTFLSMYLTAERHYSPAYVGLVAALFGLGSAVAALGAGVLTDRLGRRPTLLAAQLATALFTAVLGFTDGPVAIAAVAFLVGLANNASRPAVSAMIADLVPAADRVRAYSLNYWAINIGFGASAAVAGLIAAHGYLTLFLLDALTTLLCAVVVFAKVPETQPEPNAASAQRSAPAIGLGTVFRDGPFMAVVGVNLLLALVVQQGSTTLAVDMGRHGVSAAQYGLVISLNGLLIVLLQLPLTRLMEGRDRTALLVVGALLTGWGFGLTAVAGSSTALYALTVAVWTIGEIVNAPTMMALVAEHSPAAARGRYQGVYSLSWSLASFLGPLAGGLLLQLAGSWALWGACAVAGTLAAVAFVAIGRRRPRPADEAEPVREAAVATA, encoded by the coding sequence ATGCCGCTGACCGCCCGTCTGGTCGCCGAGGCCCGCAGAGCCGGGGGCGGGCTCCCGCGCCAGTTCTGGTGGCTGTGGACGTCGACCCTGGTGAACCGCCTCGGCGGCTTCGTGGTGACCTTCCTGTCCATGTACCTGACCGCCGAGCGCCACTACTCCCCCGCCTACGTCGGCCTGGTGGCGGCGCTGTTCGGGCTGGGCTCGGCGGTGGCCGCGCTCGGCGCCGGAGTGCTCACCGACCGGCTCGGGCGGCGGCCCACCCTGCTGGCGGCGCAGCTGGCGACGGCGCTGTTCACCGCGGTGCTTGGCTTCACCGACGGGCCGGTGGCGATCGCCGCGGTGGCCTTCCTGGTCGGCCTGGCCAACAACGCCTCCCGCCCGGCGGTCTCCGCGATGATCGCCGACCTGGTGCCGGCCGCGGACCGGGTGCGTGCCTACTCGCTCAACTACTGGGCGATCAACATCGGCTTCGGCGCCTCCGCCGCGGTCGCCGGACTGATCGCCGCGCACGGCTACCTGACGCTGTTCCTGCTGGACGCGCTGACCACCCTGCTGTGCGCGGTGGTGGTGTTCGCGAAGGTCCCCGAGACGCAGCCGGAGCCGAACGCGGCCTCCGCGCAGCGCTCCGCTCCGGCGATCGGCCTGGGCACGGTGTTCCGGGACGGGCCGTTCATGGCCGTGGTCGGCGTGAACCTGCTGCTCGCGCTGGTCGTCCAGCAGGGCTCCACCACCCTGGCGGTGGACATGGGCCGGCACGGCGTCTCCGCCGCCCAGTACGGCCTGGTGATCAGCCTGAACGGCCTGCTGATCGTGCTGCTCCAACTGCCGCTCACCCGGCTGATGGAGGGCCGCGACCGCACCGCCCTGCTGGTCGTGGGCGCGCTGCTGACCGGCTGGGGCTTCGGCCTGACCGCGGTGGCCGGCTCCTCGACGGCGCTCTACGCCCTGACGGTGGCGGTCTGGACGATCGGCGAGATCGTCAACGCCCCGACCATGATGGCGCTGGTCGCCGAGCACTCCCCGGCCGCGGCGCGCGGCCGCTACCAGGGCGTCTACTCGCTGTCCTGGTCGCTGGCGTCCTTCCTCGGCCCGCTCGCCGGCGGCCTGCTGCTGCAGCTCGCGGGCAGCTGGGCGCTGTGGGGCGCCTGCGCCGTCGCGGGGACGCTGGCCGCCGTCGCGTTCGTGGCGATCGGCCGCCGCCGGCCCCGTCCGGCGGACGAGGCGGAGCCGGTGCGGGAGGCGGCGGTCGCGACCGCCTGA